TTTTACTATCTTTCGATAGTTGTGCTTTCAAAATTATTTTTTAAGAGAATTGTGCTATTTTCTCAGGGAATTGGCCCTATTCACGGTAAGTGGCCCAGATACTTTTCCCGGATGATTCTCAATCTTGCGGATATCATTACCGTAAGGGATCGCGGTTCCTACATGGAATTAAAGAAACTCGGGTTAAAGGAAGACTCGATTATTACTGCGGACGCGGTTTTTGCTTTGGATTTTTTCCCCTTCAGAAAAGAAAAGGCAAACACAGGAAAAGTCGGTTTGGCTCTTAGAAAGTTCCACGATTACGGGTATTTTGTTGAAGAGCTTCAGGAAGTGAGGGATGAACTTAAAAATAATGAAAAAATAAGTTTTACATTTTATCCTTTTCATCTGCCCGAGGATAATATAATAGGAGGGGAGATAAGGATTAAAGCGAAACTTGAAGATCTTCTTCGGGAGTTCTCAACTCTTGATCTGGTTGTAGGAGCAAGATATCACAGTCTGCTTTTGGCGTATGCTTTACATAAGCCCTTTATCGGTATTAATGTGGACACAAAAATTAAATATTTTTGTGAGGCCCACGAAATGCCCTGTCTGGACCTTAACAAAAATACTTTCAAAAAAAATATTAAAAGTAGTATAATACACATGATCGGGAAAAAACCGGAGTTTAATCCGGAAGAAGCCGGAAAAAGGGTGAAAGACTCGTTTTCGCTGGTATTCGAAGACTAGCGCGAAAAAGGATGCTCAGAGGCTTGGATGCTCGGATGCTTGGCAAAAGCTTGAGGATGGAAGATACAATGAAGGAAAAGGTTTAAAAATTTGTTTTTTTAGTTATTGTTTTGTTTTAAATTTGAATTATAGAGGAACGGATGTTTGCCAGGCTAGCGATTGTTTTATTCATAGTGTTATCACCTGTAACGGATAATAAAGACAGCCTTTTAACAAAGGACCTTAATAATTGGAATATAATTTCCGGGAATTGGAGTATTGTTGATAATGAAATACATGGAATCTCAGGAGGGGGCGACGGATTAATATTCTTTAAAAAAAGTATATTTAAGAACTTTGTGATGGAATGCAAAATAAATGTGGTAAATAGGGAAGGCAGCCTGGTTTTTAGAGCTGCTGATAAAAATAATCTTTATATTCTGGTTTTCAATCCTAAAGTTAATGAGGAATCACAGGGAAGCATTCTTTTAATCCGGCGGTTAAAAGGGAAAGAGACTTATTTCGCGGGAAGTGAACAGTATTTCAGGATAAAAGAATCTGTTAAGCTGAAAATAATCTGCGAGGGTAAGAAAATTGATATTTATGTGAATGACAAATTTACTCTATCGGTTGAAGACAATAATCTTGCTTTCGGTTTTACGGGTCTTCGTGTTTTTGGTGATTTTTTTAACAGCTGCAGTGCTTATTTTAAGGAATTCTCTGTGAAAGAGCTGGAAATAAAAAAATGAAAAGAATTATTATGACCGGTGGTAATATCAGCGGCGGGTTAAGTCTTAGGCATAAGTTAATTTTAACCGGCTTTATTATTCTGGGTGTTGTTTTAATGATTTTTTTTGCTTTTGCGGTCATGGCGCTTGCTGTAGTTCTCATACCTGTTGGTATCGCATTATTTGTTGTAAGGAAGTTACTCTTACACGGCAGAAAAGTTGAAACATCTGAAGTTGAACCGTTAAATACTCGGGAGATAAAAGATATTATTGATATAACAGAGTATGAAAATACAGAAGACCTAAAAATGCTTCAAGGGCACGGGAAAGATGGAAAATAAAATAGAATTTCTTTCGAAAAAAGATATTGGCCAGTTCTTAAAATTGGCTGACCACGCCTTCCCGACAGAAGTTCCGGTAGAAAAAACTTGCAGGCATATTGCCTTGAGTAAGAATGATAGAGGTATAAAACATCTGGGGATACGAGATAAAGGCAAAGTGGTAAGTCATGTCGGACTTTATCCTTTAAAAATGAAGCTCCCCGGTGCAGTGCTCGGTATTGCCGGTATAGGAGCTGTTGCCACTTACGAAAAATACCGCGGTAAGGGATTTATGAAACTCCAGCTGGAATATGCTGAAAAGCTTATGAATGAGAACGGCTATGATATTTCCTGGCTTGCAGGTGAGAGAAAAAGATACGGATATTTCGGCTGGGAAAATGCCGGAAGATTAATGAAATATAGTATTACGGAAAGAACAACAAAGGGGATAGTTACTTCCGGATACACTTACAGAAAATATTCCGATAGGATTCAAGATCTTAAAGGTATAATTAAAATACATGAAAAAGACGGAATCGGACTCAAAAGAACGTTTTTGGACTATCAACTTCTCTTTAGCCGGCTGCACCGGGAGACAATAATTGCCTCCGTTGGAAGTAAACCCGCGGCGTATATTACATTTATGATAACCCGATGGTCAAAAGAAAACGGGACCGTTCTGGAGTTCGGCGGTGATTTGACAGCGCTTAAGGCATTGTTCCGGCACGTAATTGAAAAATATGAATTCAAAGAAATTATTGCAGCTGCTCCTGCTTTTTTTAACAGGTATAATGAATTACTTGCTTCAATTTCAGGATACCGGGTGCTGGAAAATTACGGAATGATAAAGATAATAAATCTTAGATCAATGCTGGAAAAATTTACCGGTCAAATGAGCATAAAAGTAGAAGGTCTTAACCTTAAGAAGACGATGGTCACTTTCGAGATCCCGGAATTAAATCAGAAGGCAACTCTGGAAATAGGTGAAAATGTTAAAGTCGCTGATAAACCGGCCGCGCTTAAAATAAGCCTGAACAGAAAAGATATGGTGCGTTTCCTCTTTGGCTTGTCTAAACTTTCGGACGAATATAATTTAAGTGAAAAATACGCGCCGCTTAATGTAATTCTACCGCTTGATATCTATATGTGGCGGCTGGAAACGGTGTGAAACAAAGTTAATAAAGTTTGTAAAGTCCATAAGGTTCATAAAGTTCTGGCAGGTTGCTGAAAAACTCATTTTTCTGTCATTCTCGCGAAGGCGGGAATCCAGTTGTATTTAAAATTGCTTGCACAATAAGCATTTGGCATTTGAGGTTCTGAAAAATAGTATTAACGTATTAAACTTTTAATATTGAGTTTTTCAGCAGCCTGTTAGAACGTTAGTAACGTTTGAACGTGCAACGTGAGCAATTTTTTTTCCAGGGAGCTTTAATGAGATTAATACTCGTTTTCATCTTTCTGGCCGCCGCTTTTACTCCGGCCTATTGCCAGGAAAAAGACGGAAAAAACAGTCAGGTTTTGGACGCTAGCGAAGAACTTGAAAATGTCGCCTATAGCGGAGGACAGATCTCCGGTTTCACTATTACGGGCACCGGTATTTTGACGGCTAAACCCGACAATGTTTTTGTACGGTTTACCGTAAAATCTGAACCTTCCGTAAATTTAAAAGCGGCGGAAGTTGATGTTAGTAAAAAGGTGGAATTTCTGATCCGCGGAATTTGCCGTGAATTTAAACTTAAAAAAGAAAATTTTACGGTTTCCGGCGCCGGAACCCAAATTCAGGAAAGAACTAAAAAGGGCGCTTCCGCAAATGACCGGTTTGATGATGAAGGTAACCGCCTTAAAAGTAAATCGTACAAGAATACGGCAAAAAAAACTGTGGTTATAAATAATCTTAAAGATAAAAAACAGGCAGAAATAATGGATATTTTGGATGCGGCTGCTAAATACGGCGGAGCTCCAATAGCAATTAATGACATGGAGGACACTGCTGCTGAGAGTGTATCTGTTATTTCCGAAGGCTTGACCGGGTCTAAATTATTTAAAGGTGCGACCCCGGCAAAAATAACCGAAAATATCCAAAATCCGGTCAATCAATTAATTAATTATCATTTAAATGAAGAAACTCTTAAGAAGCTGATGAAAGATGCAAAAGCAGCAGCCATGCTCGAAGTAAAACAAAAATACTCCAAAGTCACGGCCAAAATTAAGATCAAAGAAGAGGAGTTCGATATAGATATAACGGAAGACAATAATGTAAATAGTGACGAGGAAGGTTTACTGACCCTTAAAACCGAGGTAACAGTGGCGTATAAGAAATCTGCAGTAAAAGAAAATTAGCAGGTTGCTGAAAAACTCATTTTTCTGTCATTCTCGCGCTATGTCCGCCGATCTTTATGGCGGAAAGGCGGGGATCCAGTTGTATTAAAATTGCTTGCACAATAAGCATTTAAGGGGGGTACCATCTGCCTTCCCATTACCATTCTGATATGACATATTACTTGACAAGGGCAGTTTATCCTGTTAAAATACCGGCATGAGGAAGATTATCAAACGCATATTCGAGTTAAATCTACCTAAATGCAAATCCGCCTATTTATGGGGTCCAAGAAAAGTTGGAAAAACTTATTGGATTAGGCATGAATTAGCAAATCATAAAATAATTGATCTTCTAAAAACAGATGTATTTGCGGAATATGCAGCCAGGCCTTCTCTTCTAAGAGAAAGATTTATTAATCATAAAGGGCTTATTGTTATAGACGAAATACAGAAAATCCCTTCTTTGCTTGATGAAATACATTGGCTCATCGAAAATAGTGATGTTTCATTCTTAATGACAGGAAGTAGTGCCCGCAAACTTCGAAGAGAACATGCAAATCTCCTTGGTGGAAGAGCGTGGCGAAGAACAATGCTTCCTTTATCGTATTTTGAAGTTGAAGGCTTTGATTTAGAAACAGTAATGGTATCCGGATTACTTCCACCGCATTATCTTTCTCCAAATCCTTTGGAAGACCTTAGAGCATATATAGCAGATTATTTAAGAGAGGAAATAATAAACGAGGCAAGAATCCAAAATATACCGGCTTTTAATGAATTCCTTCGAGTATGCGCCCTTACATCAAGTGAACTTCTTAATTATGTCAATGTCGGCCGTGAATCCGGAATTTCTCATAAAACAGTCCGCTCATACTTCAACATACTTGAAGATACTTACCTGGGCTATAGAGTTTCGCCCTGGAAAAGCTCTAAAACAAGAAGAATGATACAAACTGAAAAATTCTATATTTTTGATGTAGGCGTTGCAAATTATCTCGCAAGGCGTAAACCTGTAATAGGCAGCCGCGACTTTGGCAAATCCTTTGAGCACTACATATTCATGGAATTAAAAGCTTACCAGGCTTATAAAAATCCTGATATGCCTATAACATTCTGGCGCACCAGCTCAGGCTACGAAGTTGATTTCATTCTTGGGGATAAGGATATCGCATTAGAGATAAAAGGCTCTAGCAGAATTCATGATGGAGATACACTCGCTCTAAAAGCGCTGCAAGAAGACGGCCCAATTAAACACTCAATTATTGTTTGTCTTGAAAACGAACCAAGACAGCTCTCCAACAAAATCCAAATTTTTCCTTGGGAATTATTCCTGAAAAAACTCTGGAATAACGATTTTTTTATAGGGGACTGATACTATGAAAGGGTTACCTCCTATCGCTATTCTAGTAGCGGGCTTTTGTTTTTGCTATCGATACAATTTTACATTAAATTGCATCGTTGAGACTTGTTTAAATATTCGATTGAGAAATTTCGAATAATTAATATCATAATAAAGAAGAAAATGAAGAAAAAAAATATAGTAGACTTTACGATGGATGATCAATAAGGAAATCCTGAATCCAAAAGCTAAAAATGTAGAGCCAATATCCGCCGGAGGCAGAATAAAATTAGAGAATTTAGAATTGGGTAAATATATTGTAGAATATTGGGATACGTATAATGGAGAAATAAAGTATAGGCTGCAGAAAAATGTTGAAAAAGACGGTAATATGGAAATTAAGCTGCCTAAAATAGAAAAAGATATAGCGTGTAAGATAAAGAATATAAACAAAATTGCTGCAATACCAACTATATATAATAAAGAGGAAGAGCTTTTTGGTCAATCTCAAAATTTAACTGTGAGCCAGATGGAAGACATAGAAAGAAATCTGAAACTTATAGAGCAATTTCTTTATAATAAAGATTATGGAGTGGCAAAGAACCTGTATAATAAATTAAAAGCAAAATATCCTGATGCGGATTTTGGTTATGTTAACAAAGTTGTATATAAAAATGTAATGAAAAGGATGAAATAAATAAATAGTTCTTTGATTCTTAATATAAATTTGGTAGCATACTTGTAACATAATATAATACAGGAGGCGGCAGATGAATAGAAAAACGGTAATTTTAGGGAGTATTGTTGCGGCAATATTGTTTGCTGAGTTGTGGATTGAGGATAATCACTATGCCTTTGCTGCACCTGCAAAGGAAGCGTCTGCGTCAAAAGCCAAGTTGATTGGAGAACCTAAAGTCGCCAAATCTGCCATTGGATATACTATTTCGTTTACTGTTTCTAATCCGTGTGATGTAACTGTAAGGATAACTAAATCAGGGGAAGCGGTAAGACACTTGGCAAGCGGTATGGTGGGATTAAAAAAAGCGGTACAGCCTTTTTCGGCAGGTTCATTGTCTCAGAGTATAACCTGGAACGGGCAGGATGACAGCGGCAAAGAAATAGAAGTGAGTAATGACTGCAAGGTTCTAATCGCGGTAGGCGTAAACGCAAAATTCGATAAGTTTATTTTAGGGGAGCGTGACGGCTACAAATCCTGGAGATCTGATGCACTTACTATAGTAAAAGGAAACGGCGACGAATATCTTGTTACTCAATCAGGCGGGGTTCATCTAAATACCACAAGAGTATTTGACAGCAAAGGCAAATTCGTTAGGATGGTATGGCCTCCGAGCATTAACAAATCTAAGGAAAAATTACAAAGATTTATAACTGATTCTTCAATAGGAATGGATAATTGGGACGGTTCCCGGGTTCCTACATGTGTTAATCATAATTCGACATATTATGCCGGGACATCTCACCCTGCAACAGTTGCTCCCGATGGAAGCGTAATAGGCATTCATAATTGGTGTTCCGATTATCTGGGATTATGGATGGTTGATCCCGACGGATTTATATGCAAGTGGGTTTGGCGTCCTCCCTGGCAGCCGGCTATTGAAAATACCTTTACGAAGAATCTTTGGAAATTTGCTTTTGATAAAGAAGGGAATGTTATTTTTGCGGACGGATTTCATCATGTTGTGGGATATTTTAAGATAGGAGATATGAGTCCGATAAATTCATTTGTTTATTCCGGAAAGGAAAAGCTTTCTTCCCCCCGTAATTATATAGGGGAAGTAAGTTTTAACAGTTATGCGGCGCATGTAAAGAGAAGACACAAACTGGAAGATAAACCGGTTTTAGACGATGAGAGTCACTTTTCAGGGCCTAATGATGTGGCTGTAGATAAAGACGACAATATACTTGTGCTTGACGGGGATAAGGTTAAAGTTTACAAAAAGGACGGATCGTTTATTAAAACAGCGGAAAAAACCGCGTTTCCCGATAAGTCATTCAAGGTTCCTCCGCCGATTCTGGATGCCGGTAAGAACCCCCGCGCATTTGTATTCCCCGGATTTCTAAAGGTCGATTCAAAAGGTCAGCTATATTTGGGATATACAAGAAGCGATATTGACGGAAAAGAGTTTAAAGAATTTAACATGTCGGGTTTTAGCGGTTTTTACGGGTATTCCGCTATTGATTCCGAAAACAACTGGTATTTGCCGGTTATGTATAAAAAAACTGTTCAAATCTGGAAAGTTTCTCCGAAAGGTGAACGTTTAAAGTTCGGGACAAAAGATGCTATTAATCTGGAATATAGCGATGCCGAACCGTTTAGCGGCATTAAAGGTCTTTTTGTCGCAAAAAACTCTGATATTTATGTTGTTTCCGAGACGGATAAATGGAAAGTTACCCGTGATGTTACAAAAATATTAAATTTTGGGGATCTTGTTACAAGAGGTGAGAAGATCTGCCAAACAAAAGTAGATATTTATGGTGCTGACGGTTCATTAAAGAAAAAAGGCGCAGTTAAAAGCGTCGGCATAAATGATGTTGCGGTTGACAAAGAAGGAAATATTTATGTTATCGACGGAACTATGTGGCATGGCGCTCAGATGACAACTGCTTCCCAGGGAGGTTCGCCCGGCGGAAAGAAAGCGTGGCCGATGCCGTATCTTACTCCGGAAGAAACAAAGCTTGATTTAAAGAAGGAATGGCCTAAAATATTTACGCTTTTTGGGCGTCTTTTAAAATTCTCCCCGGAAGGGGGAGTTTTGGACAGTGTTGACGGAAAACCGCAAATTTGGAATCATGCGGGGGTTTCGGGTGTATCTCCCTGGAATTGCGGAGGCGAATGTCCGGCTGCACAAATTTGTCTTGATTCTGATGAGCGGCTTTGGGTCCCGGATGCGTATATGTATCAGATAAAAGCGGTTGATAAAGCAGGGAATCTTATTTTACGTGTCGGCAATTACGGAAATGAAGACTGTAATGGCGGCGGCGGCGATAAAATTCTTGAAGGTACAAAAGTGATTATTGATCCGGAGATTCCTTTAGCAAGACCTTCCGGAATAGCTGTTTACAAAGATTATCTTTTTATTTCCGATATGTATGCTCACAGGGTTATGCGGTGTAAATTAGAATATAATGACAAGAAGGAAGTAGCTGTTCCGTGAGAAATAAGGGGCAGAGCCGATTGTTTTTTAAGGAGAAAAAATGAAAAAGAAGCATATACAAGATTTCACTATGGAAGATAATTGGAGAATGTTCCGGATCATGTCGGAGTTTGTTGAGGGTTTTGATGAAATGGCAAAAGTTGTCCCCGCGGTTTCTATATTCGGATCTGCGAGGGAAAAACCCGGGGAGAAATATTATAAGATAGCCGAAGAAATTGCCGGAAAACTTGTTAAAAAAGGATTTTCAGTTATTACGGGCGGCGGCGGCGGTCTTATGGAGGCGGGAAACAAAGGCGCCTTCGAGGCCGGAGGCAAATCCATCGGGCTTAATATCGAATTGCCGCATGAACAAAAACCGAATCCTTATGTTACCAAATCCATGCAATTCCGTTATTTTTTTGCGAGAAAGGTTATGTTTGTGAAATATGCGACAGCCTTCATTATTATGCCCGGCGGGTTTGGGACTATGGATGAACTCTTTGAGTCTATTACTCTTATCCAAACCAAAAAAATAAACGAATTTCCTGTGATTCTTGTCGGGACAGAATACTGGAAAGGCTTATTGGAATGGTTAAAGAAAGAGATGGTGGGAAGAGGCTATATTGATGCTTCCGATATGGATATGTTTATTTCTGCGGATACCGCAGAAGAAGCCGTCTCGCATGTAATTAAATACTGTAGAGTAAATAAAATAGGACATAAGTACAAAGATAAAGAGCAAAAAATATTGAGATAGTATTTGAAACAGCACTTTCTTGCGTGCCTAAGGGTTTCGGGCTATTGCCACAAGCCTCCTTATTATGCTACAATTAACACAATGTTAAAGAAAATTCTTATAGTAATACTCTTAGCGGCTTCCATGTCCGGCGTTGAAGAAGCTTCCGGCATGTACAGGTTTGCTTACGGGCTTTTTAAGGACAAAAACTATCAGCTTGCCATAGAGCAGTTCCAAAAAATCAGCTCCTTATATCCTTCCGCAAAAGAAGCAGCAGATTCCGCTTATATGACTGCGGAATGTTATTTTAATCTGGGTTCTTACGAACAGGCGATTAAGGAGTATAACAATGTCCTTGATAGGCATTCTACGCTGGAATACAGGGATTCTGTAGCTTATCGTATAGGTGAAAGTTTTTTTGCGTTAAAAAAATATGAAGAAGCTCTTGACGCTTTTAAAAAAATAATTCCCGGAAGTTATCTTTATCCGGATTCTTTATATTGGACGGGGGAGTGTTACTTTAATCTCGAAAAGCTTGAGGATGCGGTAGTTCTTTATGAAAAAGTAGTAAAAGATTATCCCGAATTTACCCACGCTGATTTTGCCTATTACTCCATGGGTTGGTGCTATTATCGCCTCGGAAAATATCAGACGGCGGCAGTTAACTTTGCGAAGATCTCTCTTAAAACTGTTAATAGCCCGCTTACGGAGACTTCGCTTTTCTGGAAGGGAGAAGCTTTATTTCTGGGAGGATCTTTTGACCAGTCAATAATCGCCTTTGAGGAGTTCTTAAAGAAAAATCCGGCGCACAAAAATTCTGACGCGGCGTCTTACCGGGTTGGCGAGTGTTTTTATAAACTGAAAGATTATAAATCTGCAGTCAGTGCTTTTGAGCTGTTTTTAAAGATATATCCCGAGAGCGCGTTGAAGAATGAAGTCAGATACTGGCTTTCCGTATCTTTTGTCAATCTTGGCAAGTTTGACTATGCTTTAAAATCGCTTAAGGATATTACGGCAGGGAAGGATGTCCCCTCCGAACTTGCCCACAGGGCGAAGTATGCGCTCGGGTGGTGTTTCTTTAAACAGAAACGTAATTGGGAAGCGATAGAAGAGTTGAAGGATATTACGGATAGTGCGGATGCGCCGAAGGCGTTGAAACCTTATGCTCTGTATCTTTCTGGTAATTGTTTTTACAGTCTGGGCCGCCTTATGGATGCAAAGGTTCAATATTATAAAATATATAATGAATATCCAAAAAGTGAATTAGCCGACGATGGTCTGTATTGGGTTGGTTGGTGTGATTATAAATTAATGTATTATGACTACGCTAAAACACATTTTTCCAACTTGCTTACTCAGTTTCCGGATAGTACCTGGGTTTCAGAATCGCATTTTCGTCTCGGAGAAACATTCTTTGCGAAAAAGGAATATGAAGCTGCGATTACTGCCTATAAGGATGTTATTTCCGATTATAAAGATCCCCGGCTTACGATTGTCTCCCAGCTTGGAATAGCCTGGTGTTACTTCCAGCTTAAGAAATTTACGAGTTCTTTGAGTGAGTTTACCAGGGTCTCAGAGCTGGATAAGAATGAAGATTTTATCGGAGAAATAAGCTATATGAGCGGAAGCTGTCTTTATAATCTCAAAGATTATATTTCCGCCTTAAAGTCTTACCGGAAAGTAATCGAAAAATCCAGGGATCCCGAAGAAACAGCTAAAGCCAAATATCAGGCAGGCTGGTGTCTTTATAACGGGAATGATTTTGAAGGTGCAGTTTCTTTCTGGTCAACTTTGAATACCGCAGAAAGTGCTTATTGGACGGGCTTTGCTAATTTTAGAAGAAATGAATTTGACAAAGCAATTCTTAGTTTTTCCAGGATAGAAAAAGAGCATTCAAACAGTGCTTTTGTTCCGGATGCAATGCTGAAGATCGCAGACTCTTACTATAATATGAATAACTATGACACCGCGGTTAACTACTATCAGAAGGTAATAGACAAATACAGCGACACGAAATATGAGAGAGATGCTCTTTACGGTCTTTCCTGGACGTATTCCCGACTTGGGAAGGTGAGCGAAGCTGCTGAAATATCAAAAAAGTTCCTTAGGAAATTTCCCAAGGAAGAATTCTCCGCCGAGGTTCAATTTAAACTCGGAGAGTATTATTTTAGCGAAAAAAATTATAAACAAGCGGTGGAAGAGTATGAAAAGTTCATAAGCGAGTTCCCGACTTCAAATATGGTGGACCAGGCGTTATTTAGCAGAGCTGAAGCTTTTCTTAATCAAAAAGA
The window above is part of the Candidatus Firestonebacteria bacterium RIFOXYD2_FULL_39_29 genome. Proteins encoded here:
- a CDS encoding polysaccharide pyruvyl transferase CsaB — encoded protein: MPQTRKKILIFGYFGFKNRGDDLILLSLVNNLKETADITVLSKRPELTAKELSVKAVNRWNPFSVLWQILRAKSVVGGGGGLFQNKTSTRSLFYYLSIVVLSKLFFKRIVLFSQGIGPIHGKWPRYFSRMILNLADIITVRDRGSYMELKKLGLKEDSIITADAVFALDFFPFRKEKANTGKVGLALRKFHDYGYFVEELQEVRDELKNNEKISFTFYPFHLPEDNIIGGEIRIKAKLEDLLREFSTLDLVVGARYHSLLLAYALHKPFIGINVDTKIKYFCEAHEMPCLDLNKNTFKKNIKSSIIHMIGKKPEFNPEEAGKRVKDSFSLVFED
- a CDS encoding Rossman fold protein, TIGR00730 family; the protein is MKKKHIQDFTMEDNWRMFRIMSEFVEGFDEMAKVVPAVSIFGSAREKPGEKYYKIAEEIAGKLVKKGFSVITGGGGGLMEAGNKGAFEAGGKSIGLNIELPHEQKPNPYVTKSMQFRYFFARKVMFVKYATAFIIMPGGFGTMDELFESITLIQTKKINEFPVILVGTEYWKGLLEWLKKEMVGRGYIDASDMDMFISADTAEEAVSHVIKYCRVNKIGHKYKDKEQKILR